Genomic window (Thomasclavelia spiroformis DSM 1552):
ATAAATATAATTATTTTGAGGGTTGCTTTTTTTAATATAGTTAATAAACATTGTGAATAATTCAATAATTTATCGGCGATAATAATACGTGATTGCAATTAATGAACCGAAACTAATGATTATTTCAAATGTTATATCGTTAATTTGAGGTGCTGTAAGATTCATTTTGTCAAAAATATTTTGAAAAATAATTAAATGACCATTACTGGAAATAGGTATGGGCACAGCGAATCCACAAATTGCACCTAAAATACCATAGATTATAATATTTTTAATTAATTCCATGTAATCACCTCGGTCACATTATAACTTAATTAAAAATAAAAATATAGTAAAACATGATTTAATAAAGTATACATATAATTATATGGGAGGATATATGAAAGATATAATTGTTAATTGGGTTAAAGAAGACGAAGAGTTATTAGAATCATATGAATGGGATGAAAGCGATGATTTAGAAATTATTTCCGTTTTAAATGCTTATTTAGTAGATGATAAAACATTGCATGATTTTATATATGGATGTATTAATTTATTTGATAAACAATATTTTAGCAGTATATTTATTGTAGGTAATGGAAATTATAGTGTGGTAGTTGAGATTAATAATATAGGCAAATTGGCTTATCGATCATTACCAATGATAAATCAGCGTGCATTAATTAATGATTATTTAAAAACACAAAGCTTAACAATATTTAATTATTACATGTATGATGAAGGATTAGCTAAAGAATATGGTTTAACAAGAAACGAACGAATAAAAAAGCAGTATGTTGATAATATGATAGATAAGTTATATGTCGAAGATTATGATAAGTTTTTAAAGATTTGTAATGAATTAGAAATTAAAGATGAAAAAAGCATCGGTATGTATTTAAGATTAAAAAAGAAGTTGGAACATGGTTATTCATTTATTCATGAATTATTGTATAATGAGTTTGTTAAAAAGTAATTAGCGATATTTTAAGAAATAATAGTATTTAACTAGGTTTTAACGGAAAATGATAGCAAAATAATAAAAATAATGTATAATGAATAAGTAAGGGAGATGATATTATGATTCGAATATATACGGCACCTAGTTGCGCATCATGTAGAAAGGTGAAATCATGGCTGAAAGAACATAATATTCCGTATGTGGAAAAGAATATTTTTTCAACCCTACTTAGAGAAATTGAATTGAAAGAATTATTGGAACGAAGTGAAAATGGAACAGATGATATCATTTCCAAACGGAGTAAGATAATCAAAGAAAATGATATTGATATTGATAGTATGTCAATTAATGAATTGATTAAGTTTATTCAAGATAATCCATCTGTATTAAAAAGACCAATTATGATTGATGAAAGAAGATTTCAAGTTGGTTATAATGCAGAGGAAATTAGAGTCTTTATTCCAAGAGAACTTCGTAAATTGGCAGAATGTCCTAGCAAAGATAACTGTCCACAGTTCATAGGCAATCCGTGCAATATGAAGGAAGCGTATTTTAAATCAAAATAATTTTTGTATTCGAATAATTTAGATATTTGTTTTAATTACACAGTTATCTTTTGATTTATAAAGATGTGTTTTTAGTTAATTAAATATTTAGATAAGAAAAAGTATCGATTAGAATTTGATGATTTTAAATCGATACTTTTTATTTTGTAATTATAAATTTATTTTGATAATGAATTAATAAGTCGATTAATTTTACTGATACAGTTATGCTCATATGATAAATTATATTGTTTGATAAAATTTAAAAAAGCTTTTTTACCTTGTTTATAATCAATGACTTCGTATTCTAATTCATAATCTTCAAGATTGTTATAACAATTATAATCAAGACAGATTAATCCGTGGGGAGTATGTATTTCTTTTCGAAGCGTTTTTAATGAATGGTTTGTATTGAACATTGTACTGTCTAGATTATATTCAGTTAATAAATCAAATACTTTATTATGAACTAATTTATTATTTAAAATTTTATCTTTGGCATCTTTGTTTATAATTAAATTTGTTTCTAGGGTACCTGTAGTTTGTGGTTGTTTTAATGTTAATTCATACTGATTGTTTTTTTCTCTAATTCTAAGTGAGTATTTTAATTTACTTAAAATAGGGTGCATTAAATAATAATTTGTTTGTGTATATGATGTATCAATTGAATAATCGTTAATAATTTGATCATAAACTTTTTTATCTAATAATATTTTAAATTCTATTTCTAAGTTTTCTTCCATAGTTACCTCCATTAGTATATACTATAGTATATACTTTAAGGTTGGTGAAAACAATGAAACAATATGCATTAGTAATAAAACAAGATCAATTATCTCATCAAATTGCAAAAGAAATTAAAGCACAGTTAAATGGTATAATGGAATATAATCAAGAAAACCCGGATTTAGTAATTAGTGTTGGTGGAGATGGGACTATGTTGTTATCTGTCCATCAGTATTTAAATCAAAATGTTAATTTTGTAGGGGTTCATACCGGAACATTAGGATTTTTTACTGATTTTCAAAAAGATGAAGTAATGGAATTGGTTGAAGCAATTAAAAGTGAATGTTATCATCTTATGCCTCGTAATTTATTGGAAGTAAAGGTTAAACATGGAAAAAAAGAAGATACTTATTTTGCTTTAAATGAAATGCGCATTGATTATGGTTATACAACACAAGTGATAGATGTTTATATTAATGATGAATTGTTGGAAGTGTTTAGAGGAAATGGTTTGTGTGTTTCAACACCTTCTGGCTCTACTGCTTATAATAAATCTATTGGAGGGGCAGTCATTTATCCAGGTACGCCATTGATGCAGTTAACTGAGGTGGCTGGAATTCAACATAATGCGTATCGTAGCTTAGGTTCAAGTTTGATTTTAGATGCAAGTAATGTTGTTAAATTAGTTGGTCATAATTTTGAGCAAGTTTATTTAGGAATTGATCATCTGTCTTATCGAATTGAAGATGTTGAAAGTATTGAGATTAAAATTGCAAAAGAGACAATTAATTTTATTGAATATAAAGGTAAGTCATTTATTCAAAGAATAAGAAGGGCATTTATTAATGAATAAATTTATTATAGGAATAGAAGATGATGAAGTTTTATTGAAAGATTTTTTGTTTAAACAGAATTTAAGTAAAAAAGCAATTAAGGCTATTAAGATGAATGGCGATATTTTAGTAAATGGTAACCATCAAACAGTCAGGTATCGTTTAAAAAAAAATGATGTGATTGAGTTGATTTGGCCAGATGAAATATCAACAATGGAACCTTATGAATATTCTTTAAAAATTATATATGAAGATGAAAATTATTTAATAATTGATAAACCAGCAGGTATCCCATGTATGCCAACTAAACGCTATCCAAATAAAACGATTGCAAATGCAATAATTTATTATTTTCAAATGTGTAATCTTAAGGCGACGGTACATTTAGTAAATCGTTTAGATAAAGATACTCAAGGATTGATGTTAATAGCTAAAAATAGGCAAGCCCATTATTTATTATCAAAAGATATTAAACAAGTAAAAAGAGTTTATCATTGTCTTGTAGAAGGAATATTAAAAGGTGAAGGCATAATCGATAAACCGATTATTAAAGATAAAAATAGTGTTAAAAGGTTAATTGATGCAAGTGGAAAAAAGGCAATTACAGTTTATCGTAGCTTGAAAATATTTGACAATAAAAGTCTGATTGAATGTGATTTAAAAACAGGAAGAACACATCAGATTAGAGTTCATTTAAGTTCGATTGGTCATCCTTTAGTAGGAGATGGTTTGTATGGATCAATGGAAACAAAAACATATTATTTAGATAGTGTATATTTGGAATTTGTTTCACCTTTTACTAATAAATTAATACAAATAAAAAAAGATATTAAAATTTAATATCTTTTTTTACGTTCAATAATTCGTGTTTGTTTTTCCATATCTAAAAAGATACCCATGGCAATCATATATGAAAGTAATGATGAACCTCCATATGATAAAAATGGTAAGGTTATACCGGTTATTGGAAAGAGACCAAGAACCATTCCAATATTCCAAACTTGTTGAAAAATCAAAAGTCCAAAAATGCCGGCAGTAAAATATTTATCACGATTATTTTGTGATTTAAATCCAATCCTAATTAATAATATATCAAAAACACATATAGCTAGGATTGTAAATCCACCACCAATAAATCCAAAACTTAAAGCAATTACAGCAAAGATAAAGTCAGTTTGTGCTTCTGGTAAGTTGATTAATGCGGTTTCCATTCCATGTCCCCATAAACCAGCTGTACCATATGATAATAAAGCATTGAATAATTGATATCCTTGTTTTCCATAAGTTCCTTCAGGGTCAATCCATCCATAGAAACGATCAAGTTTATGATCACCACCAATAATACTAACAAATAAATCGTGTTCATATATAAATATATATACTAATGTTCCTAAGATAATCGCAACAATTATTCCACCAATAATAAACCATCCAGCTTGAATACCAGACATAAAGATAATAAACACAATTGATGCTAACATAATCATTGTTACTCCAGCATCGTTTTGTAAATAAACTAAAATACATGGTGGTATTGATACTGCTAAAATTTTACCAATTAACAAGCAGTCGTTATGAAAATTATGAGTAAGATATTTATTGTTATGTTTATCAATCGTATCTGCCATTACTACAACCATGATAATTTTCATAAATTCTGAAGGTTGAAAGTCAAAACCGGGTAATGTATACCAGGACGTTGCTCCTCCGGCAAATTTTGCTAACGGTACTATTTGGATACCAAAACGTGTATGTAGAAAGTGTTCTACTGCCAAGCCGACAAGTAAAACCATTAAGATACCATAAATAATCCACATAGATGAGTATATTCGATCATTTGAAATTTTAAAAACAATAAACATCAATGTAAATGATATTCCGTAAAATGCTAACTGTTTTATCCAATATGTACTAGGGTTTCCTTTTGTGATTAACGGAGTAGCGCTTTTTATTCCAAGACAACTAATAAAGCAAAATAACAATAATAAGCTAATCAAAGACCAACAGATTAAAGATTTTTCTTTTTCTTCCACAAAATCCCTCCTTTATAAAAAAGATAGTTTTTTCTATCTTGGTATAGTATACTATAATTATATAATAATTAATAGGGGGTAGATGTTAATGAATGATTATTTATTATATGGAATAGTTGCATTAATTGTTATAATTGTATTAGCGATTGTTTTTACTTATATTATAAAAAACAGACATCCAAAACAAATCAAAGCTGGTGATATTCCTCTAGATATAAATATGCTAATAAATGCAGTTGGTGGAACAAATAATATTAAGGAAACTACAGCTAGTTCTTCTAGAATAACTTTTTTTGTAAAAGATGATAGTCTTGTTAGTTTAGAGGATTTAAAAACTTTAGGAGCATCGGGAATTGTTCAAACGACAAATAAAGTGAGTGCAATTTTTGGGAAATATTCTAAAGAGATATCTAATATGATTAATAATAGATAAGCAGATTAGTATATCTGCTTATTTGTATAATGGGGTTAAAGAATATGAATATTAAAGATCGGATAATAAGTTATGAGCCACTTTTTGATAAATGGGTTTTAGATGAGATAATAGATGTATATGATCAAGAAAGTATTGTTAGAATTAAAGATCAAAGTTATGGTAGTAATCAATTTGCTTATTTGAAAGTAATTACTATATATGATCAAGATGATGATTTAAAATGTTTGGAACAACGGGTTGAAAGTATTAAAAGTGATTTGGAAATAGGTTTATTAAAAAGTGAATTTATTGATTGTGAACAATATTTAATTGAAAATAATCAAAGTGATGTTATTGGAATTGATCTTTGTTTATTGATGAAAAATCATGAATATAAAATAGAAAATATTAATAATTTAAACGGTGAGCTACTATATGAATTGGGATTAAAGTTATTTGATCGCCATGAATATGATGAGGCACTTATTTATTTTAAAAAAGGCGAAGAGATAGGTAATAGTGATTGTATTTGTGTTATTGGTTATTTATATGAACGAGGACTTGGAGTTGAACAAAGTGATATAATGGCAGCACATTATTATCAAAAAGCTACTGATTTGAAAAACGTGGTAGCGAGTTGTAATTTGGCTTATTTTTATGAAATGGGTATTGGTGTTGAACAAGATTATCAAAAAGCATATGAATTATATTTAAAAGGAGCTAAAGCGGGTTTCCCTCGTGCTATTTGTAATTTAGGATATTGTTATGAATATGGTTATGGTGTTGAAGCTGATATATATCAAGCTGTAGAATACTATATTGAAGCTGCAAAATTAGGCTATAGCGAAGCTATATATAGTTTGGGAACATGTTTTGAATTTGGTGAGGGAATTGAGCAAAATGATGAAAGAGCATTTAAATGCTATGAAGAAGCAGCAAACCAAGGTCATGAACGTTCACAATATCGCTTAGCTAATTGTTATGAAAATGGAATAGGTACACCAAAAGATTTTATTAAAGCATTTTATTGGTATAAACAAGCAAGTATAAAAGAATATCCTCCAGCACTAATTTCATTAGCGACATGCTATGAACTTGGACAAGGAATAGAAAAGGATTTAAAACAAGCACGTAAATATTATCAAAAAGCTGCTCATTTAGGTTATGCTCGTGGACAATTTTGGTTTGGATATTTTTATGAGAATCATCCAGAAATAAAAAATGCTGCATATCGTTGTACATATTGGTATCGTCAAGCTAGTAAACAAAATGATGTTCAAGCGCTTGTTGCTCTTGGATATTGTTATGAAAGTGGTTTTGGAGTTAAAAAGAATTTAAAAAAAGCGGTTGATTTGTATTTACAAGCAGCAAAGATGAATTATGCACCTGGTCAATGTAATTTAGCATATTGTTATGAAATTGGAATAGGTGTTGAAGTTGATTTAAATAAAGCAATTTATTATTATCATCTTGCAAGTAAAGCAAATTATCCAAGAGCGATGTGTAATTTAGGATATTTATATACTCATGGTCAAGGAGTAGAAGTAGATCATCAAAAAGCTTTTGATTTGTATTTACAAGCAGCAAAGATGAATTATGCTCCAGGATTATATTATACTGGATTAGCGTATGAAGAAGGAAATGCAGTAAATGTTGATATTGATAAAGCAATTGAATATTATCAAAAAGCTACTGATTTAAATTATAGTGCAGCAATGTATAATTTAGGTTTGATTTATGAAAATAACATTGATTATCATGATGATTTAAAAGCAATTGAATATTATCAAGCAGCAATTGAATATAACGATGCAAGAGCAATGTATCGCATGGCTTTATATTTAGATGAAGGTCAAGTAATTAAAAGAGATCTTCAAAAAGCTTTTGATTATATACAATCTTCGGCAAATCAAGCATATAGTCCAGCTTTGAATATGTATGGGATTTATTTAGAAAATGGACTGGCTGGAAATAAAGATATGGAAGAGGCGTATAGATGTTTTTTAAAAGCAGCTAGAGCGGGATATGCACCAGCGGTTTATAATTTAGGAAGATGTTATTTTTATGGGATAGGAATCGAAATTGATAAAGAACTTGCATTTGAATTGTTTTGTAAAGCAAGTGATTCAAATTATCGTGAAGCAAGTTTTATGGCAGGATATATGTGTTATTATGGAGATGGTGTTAGTAAGGATGTAAATAAAGCTAAGAAATTTTATCAAAAAGCTGCAAAGTTGGGAATGAAAGAAGCAAAAGATGAACTAGATAAATTGGGTTAATGAAAATTCATTAGCCTTTTTTATTAAAAAGTGAATGATTGTTTTTATTAAAAAGTGAATGATTGTTTTGTTAAAGTGAAAAAAAGTGGTAAAATAATACTATAAATTTGTTGTTTGTTTGGAGGATTAAATGAATTTAATAAAAAAAGGCAGAAGAATATTGGTGGAAAATGGATATACTTTTGTTGCTTTAAAAAAAGATGAGATATATAGTTCTACTTTGCATGGAATTAAACCACTGATGAGTAAGATTTTTGTAAGTAATGACTATTTTAAAGATTATATTGTTATTGATAGAGTGATTGGTCGCGCTGCAGCACTTTTATTGATTCGTTCTAAAGTTAAATATATTCATGGATTTATTTTAAGTGAACCAGCAAAAGATTTATTAGAACAATATCATATTGATTATAGTTATGATTACTTGGTGCCTTATATCACAAATCGTGATAAAAACAGAATGTGTTCATTAGAAGCTAGTGTTTTAGATGTTGATGATCTTGAACAAGGTTTTAAGATTATTTGTCGAGAAATGATTGAAAAAAATAAATAAAGGAGAATTTATGTCATTTAAAGAAAAGTTATCTAAATATGCAAAATTGATTGTAAAATCAGGATTGAATGTACAAACTGATCAAATTGTAGTAATTGATGCACCGATAGAAAGCGTTGAGTTAGTGCGTTTGATTACAAAAGAAGCTTATGAAGTTGGTGCAAAAGAAGTTGTAGTTAAATACAATGATGAAGTTGTTTCACGTTATAAATATGAATATGTTGATAAAGATGAATTTGGTAATGTACCATCTTGGTTTAGTGAGTTTAGAAATGGATATGCTAGTAAAAATGCATCATTTTTAACTATTCATAGTGATGATCCTGAAGGATTTAAAGGAATTGATCCAGCTAAAATGGCATTATGGTCAAAAAGTGTTTCTTTAGCATGTAAACCTTTTTATGATAGTCTGGATTTAGGTGTTAATACATGGTGTATTGTTGCTAGTAGTTCGTTAAAATGGGCGAATAAAGTATATCCTGATATGTCTGATGATGAGGCAGTAGAGGCTTTATGGAATGCCATTTTTAAGGCGACTAAAGTTGATAGTGATGATCCAATTGCTGCGTGGGATCAACATCGTAAGAGTTTTGAAAAACGTGTTGAATATTTAAATAGTCTTGATTTAAAAGAGTTGAAATATACAAATTCTTTAGGAACAGATTTGACAGTGACTTTAAATAAAGATTATTTATTTGCAGGTGGAGGATCTTATACTACAAATAATATTTATTTCTTTGCAAATATTCCTACAGAAGAGATTTTTACAAGTCCTAATTATAAAGGAACAAATGGTGTGGTTTACAGTTCTTTGCCATTAAATTATCATGGTAATATAATTGATGAATTTAAATTGGTATTTAAAGATGGAAAAATTGTAGATTATGATGCTAAAGTAGGTAAAGATATTTTAAAAGAAATGATTAGTATTGATGAAGGTAGTCGTTATTTAGGTGAAATAGCATTAGTTCCATATAATTCTCCAATATCAAATATGAAAACATTATTTTATAATACACTATTTGATGAAAATGCTTCTTGTCATTTAGCGATTGGTAAGGGATTTAGTGAGTGTATTAAAGATGGTTTGAAGATGACTAAAGAAGAGTTGTTGGAACATGGGATTAATGATTCTTTGACACATGTTGATTTCATGATTGGAACTGCTGATTTACGTATTGTTGGAAAAACAGTAGATAATCAAGAAGTAGTCATTTTTGATAATGGTAATTTTGTATTTTAGATACATATAAAAAGGGGATAACCCCTTTTTATATTATGTTTTAAAAATTAGATTTTAGTTGACAAATTCATGATTAATCTATATCATTTACCATTGCAAGGAGACATTAAAATGAGCGAATTTATTAAAGAGGTAGAAAAAAGAAGAACATTTGCCATCATCTCGCATCCCGATGCTGGTAAAACAACATTAACAGAAAAATTTTTATTATATGGTGGAGCAATTCAACAAGCTGGAACTGTAAAAGGTAAAAAAAATAGTAAACATGCTACAAGCGACTGGATGGAAATAGAAAAACAAAGAGGAATTTCAGTTACTTCTTCTGTATTACAATTTAATTACAATGGATTTTGTATCAATATTTTAGATACACCAGGACATCAAGACTTTTCTGAAGATACTTATCGTACTTTAATGGCTGCTGATTGTGCAGTAATGGTAATTGATGCAAGTAAAGGGGTCGAAGATCAAACACGTAAACTGTTTAAAGTTTGTACGATGCGAAATATCCCGATTTTTACTTTTATTAATAAGATGGATCGTGAAGCTCAAGATCCATATCAATTAATGGAAGAAATAGAACAGGAATTAGGAATCGATACTTGTGCAATTAACTGGCCAATTGGTTCTGGAAAAGAGTTTAAAGGTGTTTATGAACGTAATGATAAAGAGGTAATTCGTTTTATTCCAGTTGATGGTGGGCGTAAAGAAGTAGATACTAAAATCATGAAATTTGATGATCCTGAACTTATTAATGAATTGGATGAAGAGTTATATAATAAACTTCAAGAAGATATTGAATTATTAGATATGGCAGGAAATAATTTTGATTTGGAAAAAGTACGTCAAGGTAAACTTTCACCGGTTTGTTTTGGTTCGGCATTAACAAATTTTGGAATTGAACCATTTTTAAAACACTTCTTACAAATG
Coding sequences:
- the spx gene encoding transcriptional regulator Spx, with translation MIRIYTAPSCASCRKVKSWLKEHNIPYVEKNIFSTLLREIELKELLERSENGTDDIISKRSKIIKENDIDIDSMSINELIKFIQDNPSVLKRPIMIDERRFQVGYNAEEIRVFIPRELRKLAECPSKDNCPQFIGNPCNMKEAYFKSK
- a CDS encoding CYTH domain-containing protein, which codes for MEENLEIEFKILLDKKVYDQIINDYSIDTSYTQTNYYLMHPILSKLKYSLRIREKNNQYELTLKQPQTTGTLETNLIINKDAKDKILNNKLVHNKVFDLLTEYNLDSTMFNTNHSLKTLRKEIHTPHGLICLDYNCYNNLEDYELEYEVIDYKQGKKAFLNFIKQYNLSYEHNCISKINRLINSLSK
- a CDS encoding NAD kinase, with the protein product MKQYALVIKQDQLSHQIAKEIKAQLNGIMEYNQENPDLVISVGGDGTMLLSVHQYLNQNVNFVGVHTGTLGFFTDFQKDEVMELVEAIKSECYHLMPRNLLEVKVKHGKKEDTYFALNEMRIDYGYTTQVIDVYINDELLEVFRGNGLCVSTPSGSTAYNKSIGGAVIYPGTPLMQLTEVAGIQHNAYRSLGSSLILDASNVVKLVGHNFEQVYLGIDHLSYRIEDVESIEIKIAKETINFIEYKGKSFIQRIRRAFINE
- a CDS encoding RluA family pseudouridine synthase is translated as MNKFIIGIEDDEVLLKDFLFKQNLSKKAIKAIKMNGDILVNGNHQTVRYRLKKNDVIELIWPDEISTMEPYEYSLKIIYEDENYLIIDKPAGIPCMPTKRYPNKTIANAIIYYFQMCNLKATVHLVNRLDKDTQGLMLIAKNRQAHYLLSKDIKQVKRVYHCLVEGILKGEGIIDKPIIKDKNSVKRLIDASGKKAITVYRSLKIFDNKSLIECDLKTGRTHQIRVHLSSIGHPLVGDGLYGSMETKTYYLDSVYLEFVSPFTNKLIQIKKDIKI
- a CDS encoding FtsW/RodA/SpoVE family cell cycle protein, with the protein product MEEKEKSLICWSLISLLLLFCFISCLGIKSATPLITKGNPSTYWIKQLAFYGISFTLMFIVFKISNDRIYSSMWIIYGILMVLLVGLAVEHFLHTRFGIQIVPLAKFAGGATSWYTLPGFDFQPSEFMKIIMVVVMADTIDKHNNKYLTHNFHNDCLLIGKILAVSIPPCILVYLQNDAGVTMIMLASIVFIIFMSGIQAGWFIIGGIIVAIILGTLVYIFIYEHDLFVSIIGGDHKLDRFYGWIDPEGTYGKQGYQLFNALLSYGTAGLWGHGMETALINLPEAQTDFIFAVIALSFGFIGGGFTILAICVFDILLIRIGFKSQNNRDKYFTAGIFGLLIFQQVWNIGMVLGLFPITGITLPFLSYGGSSLLSYMIAMGIFLDMEKQTRIIERKKRY
- a CDS encoding PTS transporter subunit EIIB; translation: MNDYLLYGIVALIVIIVLAIVFTYIIKNRHPKQIKAGDIPLDINMLINAVGGTNNIKETTASSSRITFFVKDDSLVSLEDLKTLGASGIVQTTNKVSAIFGKYSKEISNMINNR
- a CDS encoding tetratricopeptide repeat protein; the encoded protein is MNIKDRIISYEPLFDKWVLDEIIDVYDQESIVRIKDQSYGSNQFAYLKVITIYDQDDDLKCLEQRVESIKSDLEIGLLKSEFIDCEQYLIENNQSDVIGIDLCLLMKNHEYKIENINNLNGELLYELGLKLFDRHEYDEALIYFKKGEEIGNSDCICVIGYLYERGLGVEQSDIMAAHYYQKATDLKNVVASCNLAYFYEMGIGVEQDYQKAYELYLKGAKAGFPRAICNLGYCYEYGYGVEADIYQAVEYYIEAAKLGYSEAIYSLGTCFEFGEGIEQNDERAFKCYEEAANQGHERSQYRLANCYENGIGTPKDFIKAFYWYKQASIKEYPPALISLATCYELGQGIEKDLKQARKYYQKAAHLGYARGQFWFGYFYENHPEIKNAAYRCTYWYRQASKQNDVQALVALGYCYESGFGVKKNLKKAVDLYLQAAKMNYAPGQCNLAYCYEIGIGVEVDLNKAIYYYHLASKANYPRAMCNLGYLYTHGQGVEVDHQKAFDLYLQAAKMNYAPGLYYTGLAYEEGNAVNVDIDKAIEYYQKATDLNYSAAMYNLGLIYENNIDYHDDLKAIEYYQAAIEYNDARAMYRMALYLDEGQVIKRDLQKAFDYIQSSANQAYSPALNMYGIYLENGLAGNKDMEEAYRCFLKAARAGYAPAVYNLGRCYFYGIGIEIDKELAFELFCKASDSNYREASFMAGYMCYYGDGVSKDVNKAKKFYQKAAKLGMKEAKDELDKLG
- a CDS encoding DUF1893 domain-containing protein encodes the protein MNLIKKGRRILVENGYTFVALKKDEIYSSTLHGIKPLMSKIFVSNDYFKDYIVIDRVIGRAAALLLIRSKVKYIHGFILSEPAKDLLEQYHIDYSYDYLVPYITNRDKNRMCSLEASVLDVDDLEQGFKIICREMIEKNK
- a CDS encoding aminopeptidase; the encoded protein is MSFKEKLSKYAKLIVKSGLNVQTDQIVVIDAPIESVELVRLITKEAYEVGAKEVVVKYNDEVVSRYKYEYVDKDEFGNVPSWFSEFRNGYASKNASFLTIHSDDPEGFKGIDPAKMALWSKSVSLACKPFYDSLDLGVNTWCIVASSSLKWANKVYPDMSDDEAVEALWNAIFKATKVDSDDPIAAWDQHRKSFEKRVEYLNSLDLKELKYTNSLGTDLTVTLNKDYLFAGGGSYTTNNIYFFANIPTEEIFTSPNYKGTNGVVYSSLPLNYHGNIIDEFKLVFKDGKIVDYDAKVGKDILKEMISIDEGSRYLGEIALVPYNSPISNMKTLFYNTLFDENASCHLAIGKGFSECIKDGLKMTKEELLEHGINDSLTHVDFMIGTADLRIVGKTVDNQEVVIFDNGNFVF
- a CDS encoding peptide chain release factor 3, with product MSEFIKEVEKRRTFAIISHPDAGKTTLTEKFLLYGGAIQQAGTVKGKKNSKHATSDWMEIEKQRGISVTSSVLQFNYNGFCINILDTPGHQDFSEDTYRTLMAADCAVMVIDASKGVEDQTRKLFKVCTMRNIPIFTFINKMDREAQDPYQLMEEIEQELGIDTCAINWPIGSGKEFKGVYERNDKEVIRFIPVDGGRKEVDTKIMKFDDPELINELDEELYNKLQEDIELLDMAGNNFDLEKVRQGKLSPVCFGSALTNFGIEPFLKHFLQMTTSPLPRRTKDKVIDPFSEDFSAFVFKIQANMNKAHRDRMAFFRICSGKFTKGMEVYHYQGGRKIKLNQSKQLMADERQEVDEAYAGDIIGVFDPGIFSIGDTITTGKEKFAFEGIPTFAPEHFSLIRNKDTMKRKQFVKGVEQIAKEGAIQIFTELGGGMEEIIVGVVGVLQFEVLEHRLKNEYNVDIIKQPLPYQYIRWVKEGCDLNSLNLSSDTKKVQDLKGQYLLLFTNDWGVRWASEKNPNLELLEFSKN